The following are encoded in a window of Manihot esculenta cultivar AM560-2 chromosome 8, M.esculenta_v8, whole genome shotgun sequence genomic DNA:
- the LOC110620389 gene encoding umecyanin — protein sequence MAAAKTWVILVLVLSMSLCGKWVRAQVHHVVGEDRGWDPSTDVASWSSGRTFRVGDKIWFAYSAAHGRIAELKTKEEYESCDVSNPIKIYKDGLFNILLDGEGIRYFVSSNSESCKKGLKLPVEVMPQEPLDAPKITTSENAALGLAAGPTPSASAQLSARFVLLVAAGYWQSCMFV from the exons ATGGCGGCAGCGAAAACATGGGTGATTCTGGTTTTAGTACTTTCAATGAGCCTCTGTGGGAAATGGGTTCGTGCCCAGGTGCACCATGTGGTTGGAGAGGATCGTGGCTGGGATCCTTCAACTGATGTTGCTTCGTGGTCTTCCGGCAGAACTTTCAGGGTCGGAGACAAAATTT GGTTCGCATACTCCGCGGCACACGGGAGAATAGCGGAGCTTAAGACGAAGGAGGAATACGAGTCATGCGATGTGAGCAATCCAATCAAAATCTACAAGGACGGATTATTTAATATACTGCTCGATGGGGAAGGGATCCGCTACTTCGTAAGCAGTAACTCTGAGAGCTGTAAGAAAGGACTGAAGCTACCCGTGGAGGTGATGCCTCAGGAACCACTTGACGCCCCGAAAATTACCACATCTGAGAACGCAGCCTTGGGCCTTGCTGCTGGGCCCACCCCCTCTGCTTCAGCTCAGCTTAGCGCTCGCTTTGTGTTGTTGGTGGCTGCTGGGTATTGGCAATCCTGTATGTTTGTTTAG